One genomic region from Shewanella aestuarii encodes:
- the cysN gene encoding sulfate adenylyltransferase subunit CysN has translation MSASANLIASDIEAYLKVHENKDMLRVLTCGSVDDGKSTLIGRLLYDSKMIFEDQMAAIEKDSKRFNTTDDAFDLALLVDGLQSEREQGITIDVAYRYFATEQRKFIIADTPGHEQYTRNMATGASTSDLAIILIDARHGVQVQTRRHSFICSQLGIKHVVIAINKMDAVDYDQSVYQKIKQDYREFAEALDFEDVRFVPISALKGDNVVNESDNMKWYPGSTLLKLLNTVSVAKDANASFRFQVQYVNRPNLDFRGFCGTVSSGEIRVGDTVVSLPSGKESKIKSIVTFDGNLEKASVGMAVTLTLTDEIDVSRGDMLVRPHDQPSSSSHLEADVVWMAEEPLQLDREYAIKVGSKSVYGYVDAINYKVDVNTLDKHPAQQLALNEMGNCNFTVTAPVQFDAYNVNRATGAFIIIDRLTNVTVGAGMIRGAIDGVQKKTHEYSEFEIEMNALVRKHFPHWGAKDISRG, from the coding sequence ATGAGCGCGAGCGCTAATTTAATTGCTTCAGATATTGAAGCATATTTAAAAGTTCACGAAAACAAAGATATGTTACGCGTTTTGACATGCGGAAGCGTGGATGATGGTAAGTCAACGTTAATTGGACGTTTACTATACGATAGCAAAATGATTTTTGAAGATCAGATGGCTGCGATTGAAAAGGATTCAAAGCGTTTTAATACAACGGATGATGCTTTCGATTTAGCCTTATTAGTCGATGGTTTGCAGTCTGAGCGTGAGCAAGGCATTACTATCGATGTCGCTTACCGCTACTTTGCTACAGAGCAACGCAAATTTATTATTGCAGATACGCCCGGCCATGAGCAATATACTCGTAATATGGCAACGGGTGCTTCAACTTCTGATTTAGCCATTATTTTGATTGATGCAAGACATGGTGTACAAGTACAGACTCGTCGTCATAGTTTTATTTGTTCGCAATTAGGCATTAAGCATGTGGTTATTGCAATCAACAAAATGGACGCGGTTGATTATGACCAATCGGTATATCAAAAAATTAAACAAGATTACCGAGAGTTTGCTGAAGCTTTAGATTTTGAAGATGTTCGTTTTGTACCTATCTCAGCTCTTAAGGGAGATAATGTTGTCAATGAAAGTGACAACATGAAGTGGTACCCAGGTTCTACATTATTGAAACTTCTCAATACTGTATCTGTAGCTAAAGATGCAAATGCTTCTTTCCGTTTTCAGGTGCAATATGTCAATCGTCCAAACCTTGATTTTCGTGGTTTTTGCGGAACGGTTTCTTCGGGCGAAATTCGTGTTGGAGATACCGTCGTTTCTTTACCCTCAGGTAAAGAAAGTAAAATTAAGTCAATTGTAACTTTTGATGGTAATCTTGAAAAAGCTTCGGTAGGCATGGCTGTTACCCTAACACTTACAGATGAAATAGACGTGAGTCGTGGTGATATGCTCGTTAGACCGCATGATCAACCATCATCGTCAAGTCATTTAGAGGCCGATGTCGTTTGGATGGCAGAAGAGCCACTTCAATTGGATCGTGAATATGCGATTAAAGTGGGTAGTAAATCCGTTTATGGTTATGTCGATGCAATTAACTATAAAGTTGATGTAAATACTTTAGATAAGCATCCTGCACAACAATTAGCATTAAATGAAATGGGAAACTGTAACTTCACCGTTACTGCTCCTGTTCAGTTTGATGCCTATAATGTAAATCGAGCAACAGGTGCTTTTATCATTATAGATAGGTTAACTAATGTCACTGTTGGTGCAGGCATGATCCGCGGCGCTATTGATGGTGTTCAAAAGAAGACTCATGAATATTCAGAGTTTGAAATTGAAATGAATGCATTAGTTCGTAAACATTTCCCACACTGGGGTGCCAAAGATATTTCAAGGGGCTAA
- the cysD gene encoding sulfate adenylyltransferase subunit CysD: MSVNLTHLKQLEAESIQIMREVAAEFDNPVMLYSVGKDSSVLLHLARKAFYPGKIPFPLMHIDTTWKFKEMIAFRDKMAEKYGFELIVHKNPRGLAMNISPFTHGSAKHTDIMKTEGLKQALDKHGFDAAFGGARRDEEKSRAKERVYSFRDSKHRWDPKNQRPELWNIYNGKVDKGESIRVFPLSNWTELDIWQYIYLENIEIPSLYFAKPRPVVERDGTLIMVDDERMPLDENDVVEDKMVRFRTLGCYPLTGAVESQATTLPEIIQEMLLCTTSERQGRVIDNDSAGSMEKKKIEGYF, translated from the coding sequence ATGTCAGTTAACCTTACTCATTTGAAACAGTTAGAAGCAGAATCTATTCAGATTATGCGAGAAGTTGCCGCAGAATTTGATAATCCAGTGATGCTTTATTCGGTTGGTAAAGACTCATCAGTGTTACTTCACCTAGCAAGAAAAGCGTTTTATCCTGGTAAAATTCCATTTCCTTTAATGCACATCGACACGACTTGGAAATTTAAAGAGATGATTGCATTCCGAGATAAAATGGCTGAAAAATATGGTTTCGAGCTTATTGTTCATAAAAATCCTCGTGGTTTAGCGATGAATATTAGTCCATTTACTCATGGTAGTGCTAAACACACTGATATCATGAAGACGGAGGGCTTGAAGCAAGCTCTAGATAAGCATGGTTTTGATGCTGCTTTTGGTGGCGCGCGACGTGATGAAGAGAAATCTCGTGCAAAAGAACGTGTCTACTCTTTCCGTGACAGCAAACACCGCTGGGATCCTAAGAATCAACGTCCAGAATTATGGAATATCTATAACGGAAAAGTTGACAAGGGTGAAAGTATCCGTGTATTCCCGTTGTCAAACTGGACCGAGCTTGATATTTGGCAATATATTTATTTAGAGAACATCGAAATTCCATCGCTTTATTTTGCTAAACCTCGTCCTGTAGTTGAGCGTGACGGTACATTGATAATGGTTGATGATGAGCGCATGCCGCTTGATGAAAATGATGTAGTTGAAGATAAAATGGTTCGCTTCAGAACATTAGGCTGTTACCCATTGACTGGTGCGGTTGAATCCCAAGCCACTACATTGCCTGAAATTATTCAAGAAATGTTGCTTTGTACAACTTCTGAACGCCAGGGGCGTGTTATTGATAACGACTCCGCAGGCTCGATGGAGAAAAAGAAAATAGAAGGCTACTTCTAG
- a CDS encoding DUF255 domain-containing protein codes for MRTIIIFFALLIFNGSVVNALPSSFKVIDEKRLNAFESQRDWLIQQQVVSENIIEPEYINSLIFATSPYLISHALQPIDWQEWQHQYQDGSGTDKLLFISIGYSTCHWCHVMAQESFSDPEIGKLLNADYVSVKVDREQWPLVDNRFKSALEILKGDAGWPINVILTPNGQLIWIDSYLSKQEFAKVLSGFAKRWKIKPKAIEALANQIEQKLLLDSAPISSLKHKPLPRSTWDALLPELQTEIKQTLIKEQTATGPRFFRAYWVLGLLDEYLRTDDSSLLDAVQQHVDDILLSPTYDAIEGGFHRYAVDGKWQIPHYEKMLYTQANMIQVLVKLYAITKEQRYLVTIEQTHKWVNDWLTQQQGIGSAVSAMSGGVEGGYYQLDDRHSELVDFNLDWTKSSIVKQAFQNRKKLTKPLVDEKVLLNWNSLYVVSLLASYSVTNDERYLLQSNQILDGLWHTFVIDNRVYRSAFNKRVSIDAEAEDLAWFAVANLMRSFYEPWLHSETKDLVNNKAVSGLEQSIWLLDKLIEKLTDMNELDKVLKLNRDGELPSTRGVVFAALSLGYDVTGNRKYLEFANRLNHLDDTKINSLINEYTFAAVQAKRTKNIETNHALFAKGNGKVSARLTNGKVELIFSMRPGWHINANEVSNQKLIPTVVKFQNVEADITYPPMIEKKLGFNNSVLELYEGDFRVLLQANIPDTDGRKVIINTQACSNKLCLLPESLTIFLSEG; via the coding sequence ATGAGAACCATTATTATTTTTTTCGCTTTACTAATCTTTAATGGTTCTGTTGTAAACGCTTTGCCTAGTTCATTTAAGGTAATCGATGAAAAACGTTTAAATGCTTTTGAAAGTCAGCGTGACTGGTTAATTCAGCAACAAGTGGTGTCTGAAAACATTATTGAGCCAGAGTATATTAACTCACTTATTTTTGCGACCTCGCCATATTTGATCAGTCATGCATTACAACCTATTGATTGGCAAGAATGGCAACATCAATATCAAGATGGTAGTGGTACTGATAAGTTATTATTTATTTCTATTGGTTATTCAACCTGTCATTGGTGTCATGTTATGGCACAAGAGAGCTTTAGTGATCCGGAAATTGGTAAATTACTCAATGCTGATTATGTGAGTGTTAAAGTAGATAGAGAGCAATGGCCGCTAGTGGATAATCGTTTTAAATCGGCATTAGAAATACTCAAAGGTGATGCTGGCTGGCCAATTAACGTCATATTAACTCCGAATGGACAGTTGATTTGGATTGATTCTTATTTATCGAAACAAGAGTTTGCAAAAGTATTGAGCGGATTTGCTAAGCGCTGGAAAATCAAACCAAAGGCAATAGAAGCTTTGGCTAACCAAATTGAGCAAAAGTTATTGCTCGACTCTGCTCCAATAAGTAGCCTCAAACATAAGCCATTGCCTCGCTCTACTTGGGATGCTTTGTTACCAGAGTTACAAACAGAAATTAAACAGACTTTAATTAAAGAGCAAACAGCAACTGGACCTCGTTTTTTTAGAGCTTATTGGGTATTGGGGTTGCTAGATGAGTATCTTCGTACTGATGACAGTTCGCTATTAGATGCAGTACAACAGCATGTCGATGATATTTTATTGAGTCCGACATATGATGCGATCGAAGGGGGCTTTCATCGCTATGCCGTTGATGGAAAATGGCAAATACCTCATTATGAAAAAATGCTTTATACCCAAGCGAATATGATCCAGGTGCTTGTAAAGCTGTATGCCATCACAAAAGAGCAAAGATACCTTGTGACAATAGAGCAAACTCATAAGTGGGTGAATGATTGGTTAACTCAACAGCAAGGAATCGGATCTGCGGTATCTGCGATGTCAGGTGGAGTTGAAGGAGGTTATTATCAGCTTGATGACCGTCATTCAGAGTTAGTAGATTTTAATCTCGATTGGACAAAATCATCAATTGTTAAACAAGCATTTCAAAATCGGAAAAAACTGACTAAACCCCTCGTCGATGAGAAAGTATTGCTTAACTGGAACAGTCTATACGTTGTATCGCTACTGGCATCATATTCTGTTACGAATGATGAGAGATATCTATTACAGTCTAATCAAATTTTGGATGGGCTATGGCACACGTTTGTTATTGATAATCGTGTTTACCGAAGTGCTTTTAATAAGCGAGTAAGCATAGATGCCGAAGCTGAAGATCTTGCATGGTTTGCTGTGGCTAATTTGATGAGGAGTTTTTACGAACCTTGGTTACACAGTGAAACAAAAGATCTAGTTAATAATAAAGCAGTTAGTGGATTAGAACAAAGTATATGGCTACTCGATAAACTAATCGAAAAATTAACTGATATGAATGAGTTAGATAAAGTTCTTAAGCTTAATCGTGATGGTGAACTGCCTTCTACTAGAGGCGTTGTATTTGCAGCATTATCTCTAGGTTATGACGTAACGGGAAATCGTAAATATCTTGAGTTTGCCAATAGACTAAATCATCTTGATGATACAAAAATAAATTCGCTCATAAATGAATACACTTTTGCAGCAGTTCAAGCTAAGCGAACAAAAAATATAGAAACAAATCATGCCTTATTTGCAAAGGGTAACGGTAAAGTCAGTGCAAGGTTAACGAATGGAAAGGTTGAGCTTATTTTTTCAATGCGTCCAGGCTGGCACATTAACGCAAATGAAGTATCTAATCAAAAGTTGATCCCCACTGTAGTCAAATTTCAAAACGTGGAGGCCGATATCACATATCCTCCTATGATAGAGAAAAAACTGGGATTTAATAACAGTGTATTAGAGCTCTATGAGGGTGATTTTCGTGTGCTCTTGCAAGCGAATATCCCCGATACTGATGGGCGAAAAGTGATAATTAATACGCAGGCCTGTTCGAATAAGTTATGTCTGTTGCCTGAATCTCTAACTATTTTCTTATCAGAAGGATAA